The sequence below is a genomic window from Lysobacter capsici.
CGGCGCGATCCGTCCCAGATGCTGCAAGCTGCGCACCAGCCCGATCGTGCCGTGCCCGCACATGCCCAGGTAACCGACGTTGTTGAAGAAGATCACCCCGGCGCAGGCGTCGGCCGCCTGCGCCGGCAACAGCAGCGCGCCGACCACCGTGTCCGAGCCGCGCGGCTCGCAGGCGATCGCGCTGCGCCAATGATCGAACTGGTCGCGGAAGCGTTCGCGCTGTTGCGCCAGGCTGCCGGCGCCCAGATCGGGGAATCCGGAGATCACCACGCGGGTGGGTTCGCCGCCGGTGTGCGAGTCGATGATGTCGAGGCTGTGCATGCGTCCATGCTCGCGGCCGGGGCCGGACGCGGTCTAGCGCAGCTTGCCGGCGCCGGATGCGGAATTCGGCATAATCGATCCACCGCCGGTCCGGCCCTCTCCCGCCACCATGCCCTCGCCCACCGCCAGCCTCAACGACGCATCCGTCCGGATCGACGCCGGACTGATGCAGACCCTGTGCGACGCGTTGCCGGACGTGGTGTTCTTCGTCAAGGACGCCGCCGGCCGCTACACCCACGCCAACCTGACCCTGGTGCGGCGCCTGGGCCTGAAGCGGCGCGAGGACGTGATCGGGCGCGCGGTCACCGACGTGTTTCCCGCGCGTCTGGGTGGGCGCTATGCCTTGCAGGACCGGCGCGTGCTCGCCGGCGACATCATCGAGAACCAGCTGGAAGTGCATCTGTATCCGAACCGGCAGCCGGGCTGGTGCCTGACCGGCAAACGGCCGCTGCCCTTGTCCGACGGCGGCTGCGGACTGGTCGGCCTGTCGCGCGACCTGGGTGCGCCCGACGGACGCGATCCCACCTACGAACGCCTGCGCCGGGTCACCGAACACATGCAGCAGCATTACGCCGGGCCGCTGCGCGTCACCGCGCTGGCGCAACTGGCGAACCTGTCGGTGGCGCAGTTGGAGCGGCATTTCCAACGCGTGTTCCAGCTGACTCCGCAGCAGGGTTTGACCAAGCTGCGGATCGAGGCGGCGATGCATCATCTGCGCGGCGACGCCAGCATCGCCCAGGTCGGATTGGCCTGCGGTTTTTCCGATCAAAGCGCGTTCGCGCGGCAGTTCAAGGCGACGGTGGGGATGGCGCCGCGCGATTATCGGGCGTTGCGGGGCGATCTGGATCGCGAGGACTGATAAGGACGGCGCGCGCATCGAGCGGTTCGAATCGAGCCGATCGATTGCGACTTCGGCATCGAATACTTCGCGGCGATCTGAGCGAAGAGCGTCGGGGCTGAAAGCCCCTCCCACAAAAGATTGCGTCGCTACGAGGTTTCTTGTGGGAGGAGCTTGAGCCCCGGCGCTGTTCGCTCAGACTCGGTTGGACCAGCCTGTTTCAATCCCACAAGGTTCACTCACTCACGCAGCCGCCCGCTGTCCTCGAACGCACCCACCACCGCATCGCTCAAGCGCCGCGCGAGCGTTCCATCCGGGTCCAGGTCCGGATCGAAGATCGTCAGTTCCATGCCGATCGCCTTGGGGCTGGCCAGCAACGAGGCCAGCAGCGCGCGCAGTTGTTCGAAGTCGAGCCCATCGGGGTTAGGCGAATCCACCGCCGGCATCACCCGCTCGGCGAGTACGTCGGCATCGACATGGATCCAGTAGCCCTGCGTCGGCATCGCTTCCAGGCGGGTCCGCGCGCGCTGGCCGGCCTGGCGCGCGCCGTCGCGACGGATCGTGTCGGCGTCGATGCTGTGAATCCCCGAGCGCTCGAAGCTTTCGAATTCGTAATCGCGCCGATCCTCGTCGGTGACG
It includes:
- a CDS encoding helix-turn-helix domain-containing protein yields the protein MPSPTASLNDASVRIDAGLMQTLCDALPDVVFFVKDAAGRYTHANLTLVRRLGLKRREDVIGRAVTDVFPARLGGRYALQDRRVLAGDIIENQLEVHLYPNRQPGWCLTGKRPLPLSDGGCGLVGLSRDLGAPDGRDPTYERLRRVTEHMQQHYAGPLRVTALAQLANLSVAQLERHFQRVFQLTPQQGLTKLRIEAAMHHLRGDASIAQVGLACGFSDQSAFARQFKATVGMAPRDYRALRGDLDRED